From a region of the Pelorhabdus rhamnosifermentans genome:
- the spoIIAB gene encoding anti-sigma F factor, translating to MAVKNEVKMNLYSVSENVAIARVTSAAFAAQAEFTVNEIEDIKVAISEAISNAIIHGYRSSMGTIEFVMTLYEDWVEFIITDFGHGIEDISLARQPSFSTDPERMGLGFVFMESFMDELHVESAVNQGTTVRMIKRCEQKSVH from the coding sequence ATGGCAGTGAAAAATGAAGTAAAAATGAATCTTTATAGTGTAAGTGAGAATGTGGCTATCGCTCGTGTTACATCAGCCGCTTTTGCGGCACAGGCTGAATTTACTGTAAATGAAATTGAAGATATTAAGGTTGCCATTTCGGAAGCCATCTCGAATGCTATTATTCATGGTTATCGAAGTAGTATGGGTACAATTGAGTTTGTCATGACTCTTTATGAGGATTGGGTGGAATTTATCATTACTGATTTCGGTCATGGGATTGAAGATATTTCCTTAGCCCGGCAGCCATCATTTTCTACTGACCCCGAAAGGATGGGGCTGGGATTTGTTTTTATGGAATCCTTTATGGATGAGCTTCATGTTGAATCTGCAGTTAATCAAGGGACCACCGTAAGAATGATTAAACGCTGTGAACAAAAGTCTGTACATTAG